A single window of Ovis canadensis isolate MfBH-ARS-UI-01 breed Bighorn chromosome 15, ARS-UI_OviCan_v2, whole genome shotgun sequence DNA harbors:
- the LOC138420065 gene encoding zinc finger protein 79-like isoform X1: protein MLEEEEPPSPDPALPQEEDTEEEGMAAGLTAGPQGSTPFSSVTVDFTHGGWRQLAPAPRDRFEEGMPEKSRNLVLLGLPVSQPGMNSQLEQREGSWMLERDGLRNACPDWKIISDSPPEQDISEESFQDPSAEMPSGVAEHRNSELGKSLNLRPVLSPQQRVPTEVRSHKCDTHTQSFGNNAGTVKPHRAKPYTCNECGKAFSYCSSLSQHQKSHTGEKPYECNECGKAFSQSSSLIQHQRIHTGEKPYKCSECGRAFSQNANLTKHQRTHTGEKPYKCTECEKAFSDCSALVQHQRIHTGEKPYECSDCGKAFRHSANLTNHQRTHTGEKPYKCRECGKAFSYCVAFIQHQRIHTGEKPYKCNACGKAFSQSANLTNHQRTHTGEKPYTCSECGKAFGQSTNLIIHQKTHTGEKPYKCNDCGKFFSESSALIRHHIIHTREKPYECSECGKAFNQSSSLSQHQRIHTGVKPYECRACGKAFRCSSAFIRHQRLHAGE from the coding sequence ATGCTGGAGGAAGAAGAACCACCTTCTCCAGACCCTGCCCTTCCCCAAGAGGAGGACAcagaggaggaaggaatggcagctGGTCTCACAGCAGGGCCCCAAGGATCCACACCTTTCAGCAGTGTGACTGTAGATTTTACCCACGGGGGATGGAGGCAGTTGGCCCCTGCTCCAAGGGACAGGTTCGAGGAAGGAATGCCAGAAAAGTCCAGAAACCTGGTCTTACTGGGACTTCCAGTTTCCCAACCTGGTATGAACTCCCAGTTGGAACAAAGGGAAGGTTCATGGATGCTCGAGAGAGACGGCCTAAGGAACGCCTGTCCAGATTGGAAGATTATATCTGACTCACCACCTGAGCAAGACATTTCTGAAGAATCATTCCAAGATCCAAGTGCAGAGATGCCTTCTGGGGTGGCAGAGCACAGGAACAGTGAACTGGGGAAAAGCCTCAATCTGAGACCAGTCCTTTCTCCACAACAGAGAGTTCCTACAGAAGTGAGATCCCATaaatgtgacacacacacacagagctttggGAATAATGCAGGTACAGTTAAACCTCACAGAGCGAAGCCGTACACGTGTAACGAATGTGGCAAGGCCTTCAGTTATTGTTCttccctttctcagcatcagaagaGCCATACTGGGGAGAAGCCATACGAGTGCAATGAATGCGGGAAGGCCTTCAGCCAGAGTTCATCTCTTATTCAGCACCAGAGGATTCACACcggagagaaaccttataaatgcagtgaatgtgggagaGCCTTCAGCCAAAACGCAAACCTCACAAAACACCAGCGAACTCATACTGGAGAAAAGCCCTACAAATGTACCGAGTGTGAGAAAGCCTTCAGTGACTGTTCAGCCCTTGTTCAGCACCAGAGaatccacactggagagaagccttatgaGTGTAGCGACTGTGGGAAGGCATTCCGCCACAGTGCAAATCTTACCAACCACCAGCGGACTCACACAGGGGAGAAACCCTACAAGTGCAGagaatgtgggaaggccttcagcTACTGTGTGGCATTTATTCAGCACCAGAGAATCCATACAGGGGAGAAGCCCTACAAATGTAACGCatgtgggaaggccttcagcCAGAGTGCAAACCTCACAAACCATCAGAGgactcacactggagagaaaccctacacGTGTAGTGAGTGCGGGAAAGCATTCGGCCAAAGTACAAACCTTATAATCCACCAGAAgactcacactggagagaaaccttataaatgtaatGACTGCGGGAAATTCTTCAGTGAGAGCTCCGCCCTTATTCGGCATCATATAATTCACACAAGAGAAAAGCCCTACGAGTGCAGTGAGTGTGGGAAGGCATTTAACCAGAGCTCATCCCTTAGTCAGCATCAGCGAATTCACACTGGTgtgaaaccctatgaatgtagaGCGTGTGGGAAGGCCTTCAGGTGTAGTTCAGCTTTTATTAGACATCAGAGACTCCATGCTGGAGAGTAA
- the LOC138420065 gene encoding zinc finger protein 79-like isoform X2, producing the protein MQHQKSHTGEKPYECNECGKAFSQSSSLIQHQRIHTGEKPYKCSECGRAFSQNANLTKHQRTHTGEKPYKCTECEKAFSDCSALVQHQRIHTGEKPYECSDCGKAFRHSANLTNHQRTHTGEKPYKCRECGKAFSYCVAFIQHQRIHTGEKPYKCNACGKAFSQSANLTNHQRTHTGEKPYTCSECGKAFGQSTNLIIHQKTHTGEKPYKCNDCGKFFSESSALIRHHIIHTREKPYECSECGKAFNQSSSLSQHQRIHTGVKPYECRACGKAFRCSSAFIRHQRLHAGE; encoded by the exons ATGCAG catcagaagaGCCATACTGGGGAGAAGCCATACGAGTGCAATGAATGCGGGAAGGCCTTCAGCCAGAGTTCATCTCTTATTCAGCACCAGAGGATTCACACcggagagaaaccttataaatgcagtgaatgtgggagaGCCTTCAGCCAAAACGCAAACCTCACAAAACACCAGCGAACTCATACTGGAGAAAAGCCCTACAAATGTACCGAGTGTGAGAAAGCCTTCAGTGACTGTTCAGCCCTTGTTCAGCACCAGAGaatccacactggagagaagccttatgaGTGTAGCGACTGTGGGAAGGCATTCCGCCACAGTGCAAATCTTACCAACCACCAGCGGACTCACACAGGGGAGAAACCCTACAAGTGCAGagaatgtgggaaggccttcagcTACTGTGTGGCATTTATTCAGCACCAGAGAATCCATACAGGGGAGAAGCCCTACAAATGTAACGCatgtgggaaggccttcagcCAGAGTGCAAACCTCACAAACCATCAGAGgactcacactggagagaaaccctacacGTGTAGTGAGTGCGGGAAAGCATTCGGCCAAAGTACAAACCTTATAATCCACCAGAAgactcacactggagagaaaccttataaatgtaatGACTGCGGGAAATTCTTCAGTGAGAGCTCCGCCCTTATTCGGCATCATATAATTCACACAAGAGAAAAGCCCTACGAGTGCAGTGAGTGTGGGAAGGCATTTAACCAGAGCTCATCCCTTAGTCAGCATCAGCGAATTCACACTGGTgtgaaaccctatgaatgtagaGCGTGTGGGAAGGCCTTCAGGTGTAGTTCAGCTTTTATTAGACATCAGAGACTCCATGCTGGAGAGTAA